Proteins encoded in a region of the Streptomyces akebiae genome:
- a CDS encoding phytanoyl-CoA dioxygenase family protein — MPTSKHLLTSVQVARFVAQGFLRLDGVVPQNINERAVTALAEGLPGVPYGTPLSAAFPPDTFVHALLELPVVAGAVESLVGPEPTVDHHAVHVREPHEGHAQDLHADAIIDVRPDAFDIQLMYYPHEVTAEMGGTLSVPGSHLRRINETDIGRVQNLRGQTRLTCPAGTVVLVHHGIWHGGRRNDTARRRFMYKLRLNPTVPQVRLWDTTDLHDPAVTAELDTHFPWYEQATGRLEIYNRVLLWRALTGDESFDVEYWVTRVSNRPALRSHA; from the coding sequence ATGCCAACCAGCAAGCACCTCCTGACCTCGGTTCAGGTGGCCCGCTTCGTCGCGCAGGGATTCCTGCGCCTGGACGGGGTGGTGCCGCAGAACATCAACGAACGGGCCGTCACCGCGCTGGCCGAGGGCCTGCCGGGAGTGCCGTACGGCACCCCGCTGAGCGCGGCCTTCCCGCCCGACACCTTCGTCCACGCGCTGCTCGAACTGCCGGTCGTCGCCGGTGCCGTGGAGAGTCTGGTCGGACCCGAACCGACCGTCGACCACCACGCCGTGCACGTCCGCGAGCCCCACGAGGGTCACGCGCAGGACCTTCACGCGGACGCGATCATCGACGTACGGCCGGACGCCTTCGACATCCAGCTCATGTACTACCCGCACGAGGTGACCGCCGAGATGGGCGGCACCCTCAGCGTGCCCGGCAGCCATCTGCGCCGGATCAACGAGACGGACATCGGCCGCGTCCAGAACCTGCGGGGGCAGACCCGGCTGACCTGCCCGGCCGGCACGGTCGTCCTCGTGCACCACGGCATCTGGCACGGCGGCCGCCGCAACGACACCGCGCGCCGCCGCTTCATGTACAAACTGCGCCTCAACCCGACCGTGCCGCAGGTGCGCCTCTGGGACACCACCGACCTGCACGACCCGGCCGTCACGGCGGAGCTGGACACCCACTTCCCGTGGTACGAGCAGGCCACCGGCCGACTGGAGATCTACAACCGGGTCCTGCTGTGGCGGGCCCTGACCGGTGACGAGTCGTTCGACGTCGAGTACTGGGTCACACGCGTCAGCAACCGGCCCGCCCTGAGGAGTCACGCATGA
- a CDS encoding CDP-alcohol phosphatidyltransferase family protein — translation MALINTYDGRLLLSETTVGAGAQVLLLAFLGTAIGLGPAGWLTGLAFGLATWAVLNRALLRTRTRTFGPANRVTLGRAILVGAVTALVADSFQSSPPVSLFVGLTAVALILDGVDGKVARRTGTSTALGARFDMEVDAFLILVLSVYVSMSMGPWVLLIGLMRYVFVAAAKAAPWLNNSLPHSMARKTVAAVQGVFLLVAASGLLPYEAGFGLVALALGSLLWSFGRDIVWLFRNREGLGEQATTATVHEPMAPVTVNETVTVAMETSAERRAGERRAAELVTS, via the coding sequence GTGGCCCTGATCAACACATACGACGGCCGACTGTTGCTGTCGGAGACGACGGTGGGCGCGGGTGCCCAGGTGCTGCTCCTCGCCTTCCTGGGCACGGCGATCGGACTGGGCCCGGCGGGCTGGCTGACCGGACTGGCCTTCGGGCTCGCCACCTGGGCGGTCCTCAACCGCGCCCTGCTGCGCACCAGGACGCGTACCTTCGGCCCCGCCAACCGCGTCACGCTCGGCCGGGCGATACTCGTCGGCGCCGTCACCGCGCTGGTCGCCGACTCCTTCCAGAGCTCGCCGCCCGTCTCGCTCTTCGTCGGCCTGACCGCCGTGGCGCTGATCCTCGACGGCGTCGACGGCAAGGTGGCCCGCCGGACGGGGACGTCGACCGCGCTGGGCGCCCGCTTCGACATGGAGGTCGACGCGTTCCTGATCCTGGTGCTGAGCGTGTACGTCTCCATGTCGATGGGCCCGTGGGTACTGCTGATCGGTCTCATGCGGTACGTCTTCGTGGCCGCCGCGAAGGCCGCCCCGTGGCTGAACAACTCCCTGCCGCACAGCATGGCCCGCAAGACGGTCGCCGCCGTCCAGGGCGTGTTCCTGCTGGTCGCCGCCTCCGGTCTGCTGCCGTACGAGGCGGGCTTCGGCCTGGTCGCGCTGGCGCTGGGCTCGCTGCTCTGGTCGTTCGGGCGGGACATCGTCTGGCTGTTCCGCAACCGGGAGGGCCTCGGCGAGCAGGCGACGACGGCGACCGTGCACGAGCCGATGGCCCCGGTGACCGTGAACGAGACGGTGACCGTGGCCATGGAGACGTCCGCCGAGCGCCGGGCGGGCGAGCGCCGGGCGGCCGAACTCGTCACGAGCTGA
- a CDS encoding phosphoribosyltransferase family protein produces MTDPARDLTLSHFRWIDGHADVWKIFRDPDALSGVVRGLAATFESEGITAVCGIESRGFLLGAAVALELGVGFIAVRKQDGLFPGEKITRRTPPDYRRLRHELRIQRASLTAGDRVLLVDDWIETGSQAASVKSMVEEGGSRWGGCAVIVDQTSESCRRRLDVRGLVRAAELPVWSPRR; encoded by the coding sequence ATGACGGACCCAGCCCGGGACCTGACACTCAGCCACTTCCGGTGGATCGACGGCCACGCCGATGTCTGGAAGATCTTCCGCGACCCGGACGCGCTGTCCGGCGTGGTCAGGGGGCTCGCGGCGACATTCGAGAGTGAAGGGATCACCGCTGTCTGCGGCATCGAGTCCCGGGGTTTCCTCCTTGGCGCCGCGGTCGCCCTTGAGCTCGGCGTCGGCTTCATCGCTGTACGCAAGCAGGACGGTCTGTTCCCCGGTGAGAAGATCACCAGGCGGACGCCGCCCGACTACCGCCGTCTTCGCCATGAACTTCGCATTCAGCGCGCCTCGCTCACGGCAGGCGACCGGGTGCTGCTGGTCGACGACTGGATCGAGACCGGCAGCCAAGCAGCCAGCGTCAAGTCCATGGTCGAAGAAGGCGGAAGTCGTTGGGGCGGTTGCGCTGTGATCGTCGACCAGACATCCGAGTCATGCCGCCGGAGGCTGGACGTGCGCGGCCTGGTCAGAGCGGCCGAGCTCCCCGTATGGAGCCCGCGGCGCTAG
- a CDS encoding Gfo/Idh/MocA family protein, which produces MRIGILGLGRIGAFHAGTLAGLDVVEELVVSDPVAAAAQAAGEKFGATVADSPEAVFASGIDGVVITAATDAHPGLILAAVEAGVPVFCEKPVAKTVEESLTVLQAVRESGIEAQIGFNRRFDAGCVAAREAVLSGELGALHTVRSTTLDPAPPPAAYVAVSGGIFRDCAVHDFDVVRWVTGREVVEVYATGGNKGADYIKEAGDVDTASALLTFDDGTIGVISNTRHNARGYDVRLEVHGMQDSIAAGLDTQLPLRSAEPGVTFPSGVPHTFFMDRFAPAYRAELTAFTEVVAGTRTSPCTVADALEASWIAEAATLSVAEHRPVRLEELRKEAP; this is translated from the coding sequence ATGCGCATTGGCATCCTGGGGCTGGGCCGCATCGGCGCCTTCCACGCCGGGACTCTCGCCGGACTGGACGTCGTGGAGGAGCTGGTGGTCTCCGACCCGGTGGCCGCCGCGGCGCAGGCGGCCGGCGAGAAGTTCGGTGCCACCGTGGCCGACTCGCCCGAGGCGGTGTTCGCCTCCGGGATCGACGGTGTCGTGATCACCGCCGCCACCGACGCGCACCCGGGGCTGATCCTGGCCGCCGTCGAGGCGGGCGTCCCGGTGTTCTGCGAGAAGCCGGTGGCGAAGACGGTCGAGGAGAGCCTCACCGTGCTGCAGGCCGTGCGCGAGAGCGGCATCGAGGCCCAGATCGGCTTCAACCGCCGCTTCGACGCGGGCTGCGTGGCCGCCCGCGAGGCCGTCCTCAGCGGTGAGCTGGGCGCGCTGCACACCGTGCGGTCGACCACCCTCGACCCCGCCCCGCCGCCGGCGGCCTACGTCGCGGTGTCGGGCGGCATCTTCCGGGACTGCGCGGTGCACGACTTCGACGTGGTGCGCTGGGTGACGGGCCGCGAGGTCGTCGAGGTGTACGCGACGGGCGGCAACAAGGGTGCGGACTACATCAAGGAGGCGGGTGACGTCGACACGGCGTCCGCGCTCCTCACCTTCGACGACGGCACCATCGGTGTCATCTCCAACACCCGTCACAACGCCCGGGGTTACGACGTCCGTCTGGAGGTCCACGGCATGCAGGACAGCATCGCCGCCGGCCTCGACACCCAGCTCCCGCTGCGCTCCGCCGAGCCGGGCGTCACCTTCCCGTCCGGCGTCCCGCACACCTTCTTCATGGACCGCTTCGCCCCCGCCTACCGCGCCGAACTCACCGCGTTCACCGAGGTCGTCGCCGGCACCCGCACCTCCCCCTGCACGGTCGCCGACGCCCTGGAGGCCAGCTGGATCGCCGAGGCGGCGACCCTGTCGGTGGCGGAGCACCGGCCGGTGCGGCTGGAGGAACTCCGCAAGGAAGCCCCCTGA
- a CDS encoding glycoside hydrolase family 6 protein — protein sequence MRRRLRALMAALCSLPLALAAAPSAHAADPTTMTSGFYVDPDSSAKRWVAANPGDGRASAINASIANTPTARWFGSWSGAIGTATSAYAGAADSRDKLPLLVAYNIYNRDYCGGHSAGGASSPSAYASWIAQFAGGIGNRPALVILEPDSLGDYGCMNQAQIAERQAMLGGALSQFNRQAPNTWVYMDAGNPAWTDAATMARRLHEAGVRQAHGFSLNVSNYLTTAENTAYGNAVNSQLSARYGYTKPFVVDTSRNGNGSNGQWCNPSGRRIGPATQIGGGAEMLLWIKVPGESDGNCGVGSGSSAGQFLPEVAYKMIYGY from the coding sequence ATGCGCCGCAGGCTCCGCGCCCTGATGGCAGCGCTCTGCTCTCTGCCGCTCGCGCTCGCCGCCGCCCCGTCCGCCCATGCCGCCGACCCGACGACCATGACCAGCGGGTTCTACGTGGACCCCGACTCCAGCGCGAAGCGGTGGGTGGCCGCCAACCCCGGTGACGGCCGGGCGTCCGCGATCAACGCCTCCATCGCCAACACCCCGACGGCCCGCTGGTTCGGCTCCTGGAGCGGGGCCATAGGCACCGCCACGAGCGCCTACGCGGGCGCCGCGGACAGCCGCGACAAGCTGCCCCTGCTCGTCGCGTACAACATCTACAACCGCGACTACTGCGGCGGGCACTCCGCGGGCGGGGCCTCCTCGCCGTCGGCCTACGCGAGCTGGATCGCCCAGTTCGCGGGCGGGATCGGCAACCGCCCGGCCCTGGTGATCCTGGAACCGGACTCCCTCGGGGACTACGGCTGCATGAACCAGGCGCAGATCGCCGAGCGTCAGGCCATGCTCGGCGGCGCCCTCTCCCAGTTCAACCGCCAGGCCCCCAACACCTGGGTCTACATGGACGCCGGCAACCCCGCCTGGACGGACGCGGCGACCATGGCCCGGCGCCTGCACGAGGCCGGCGTCCGGCAGGCCCACGGCTTCTCGCTCAACGTCTCCAACTACCTCACCACCGCCGAGAACACCGCCTACGGCAACGCGGTCAACAGTCAACTCAGCGCCCGCTACGGCTACACCAAGCCCTTCGTCGTGGACACCAGCCGCAACGGCAACGGCTCCAACGGCCAGTGGTGCAACCCCTCGGGCCGCCGCATCGGTCCCGCCACCCAGATCGGCGGCGGCGCCGAGATGCTGTTGTGGATCAAGGTTCCGGGCGAGTCGGACGGCAACTGCGGTGTGGGATCCGGCTCCTCGGCCGGTCAGTTCCTGCCCGAGGTCGCCTACAAGATGATCTACGGCTACTGA
- a CDS encoding SDR family oxidoreductase — translation MALLEDKVVLVNGGSQGVGAGVVRAALREGATVAFTGRRAEVGERLAADTGATFVQADLTDPAQVRGAVEQVIAAHGRVDSLVNAAGLTSRGSLLDTSPELFDAHIAINLRAPFFAMQAVVEHLVARTAPGTIVNIGSNCAHGGPPHLAPYSAAKAGLAGLTRNAAHAHRWDRVRINDLNIGWTETEGEDAIQREFHDADDDWRERAAAGLPMGKLGQVDEIADFVVFLLSDRSGVVTGSVIDWDQNVVGASD, via the coding sequence ATGGCCCTACTGGAGGACAAAGTCGTCCTCGTCAACGGCGGCAGCCAGGGCGTCGGCGCGGGCGTCGTCCGGGCGGCCCTGCGCGAGGGCGCGACCGTCGCCTTCACCGGCCGCCGAGCCGAGGTCGGCGAGCGGCTCGCGGCGGACACCGGCGCGACGTTCGTCCAAGCGGACCTGACGGATCCGGCGCAGGTGCGCGGCGCCGTGGAGCAGGTGATCGCCGCACACGGCCGGGTCGACAGCCTCGTCAACGCGGCCGGCCTGACCTCACGCGGCTCGCTCCTCGACACCTCTCCCGAACTGTTCGACGCTCACATCGCGATCAACCTGCGTGCCCCCTTCTTCGCCATGCAGGCCGTGGTCGAGCACCTGGTGGCCCGCACGGCGCCCGGCACGATCGTCAACATCGGCTCGAACTGCGCGCACGGCGGCCCGCCGCACCTGGCCCCGTACTCCGCCGCGAAGGCCGGCCTCGCGGGACTCACCCGCAACGCCGCCCACGCCCACCGCTGGGACCGCGTCCGGATCAACGACCTCAACATCGGCTGGACGGAGACCGAGGGCGAGGACGCGATCCAGCGCGAGTTCCACGACGCGGACGACGACTGGCGGGAACGGGCCGCCGCGGGCCTCCCGATGGGCAAGCTCGGCCAGGTCGACGAGATCGCCGACTTCGTGGTCTTCCTCCTGTCCGACCGCAGCGGCGTGGTCACCGGTTCGGTGATCGACTGGGACCAGAACGTCGTCGGCGCCTCGGACTGA
- a CDS encoding DUF397 domain-containing protein encodes MSTTELAWFKSSYSGSQGDDCVEVAVTRQAVCVRDSKDLALPHFAVGREEWSRFVGFVGHEGRRQAGLTA; translated from the coding sequence ATGAGCACGACGGAACTGGCGTGGTTCAAGTCAAGCTACAGCGGCAGTCAGGGTGACGACTGCGTCGAAGTCGCCGTCACCCGGCAGGCCGTGTGCGTACGGGACTCCAAGGACCTGGCGCTTCCTCACTTCGCGGTCGGACGTGAGGAGTGGTCGCGGTTCGTGGGGTTCGTGGGACACGAGGGGCGCCGGCAGGCGGGCCTCACCGCGTAG
- a CDS encoding zinc-dependent alcohol dehydrogenase, which produces MKPTANAFWLRSPGHGEIREETLAAPADGEVLVRALYSGVSRGTETLVFRGGVPENQRAAMRAPFQEGDFPAPVKYGYLSVGRVEEGPDALVGRTVFCLYPHQSRYVVPVSAVTVVPESVPAARAVLAGTVETAVNALWDAAPLIGDRIAVVGGGMVGCSVAALLARYPGVRVQLVDADPARADIARALGVDFALPEEALGECDLVVHASANEQGLVRSLELLAAEGTVIELSWYGDRRIALPLGEAFHSRRLTIRSSQVGTVSPAGRVGRTYADRLALALELLADARFDALVTGECAFEELPDVLPKLASGELPGMCHRVRYDVE; this is translated from the coding sequence ATGAAACCGACAGCCAATGCCTTCTGGCTACGCTCACCCGGGCACGGCGAGATCCGTGAGGAGACGCTCGCCGCACCCGCCGACGGGGAGGTCCTGGTCCGCGCGCTGTACTCAGGAGTCAGCCGGGGCACCGAGACGCTCGTGTTCCGCGGCGGAGTGCCCGAGAACCAGCGCGCGGCCATGCGCGCGCCCTTCCAGGAGGGCGACTTTCCCGCTCCCGTGAAGTACGGCTATCTCAGCGTCGGGCGGGTGGAAGAGGGGCCCGACGCACTGGTCGGACGGACCGTCTTCTGTCTGTATCCGCACCAGAGCCGCTACGTCGTTCCGGTGAGCGCCGTCACCGTCGTGCCGGAGTCCGTTCCGGCGGCACGAGCCGTCCTGGCCGGGACCGTGGAGACCGCCGTCAACGCCCTGTGGGACGCCGCGCCCCTCATCGGGGACCGGATCGCCGTCGTCGGCGGCGGCATGGTCGGCTGCTCGGTCGCCGCACTCCTCGCGCGCTACCCGGGCGTGCGCGTCCAGCTCGTCGACGCGGACCCGGCGCGCGCCGACATCGCCCGCGCCCTCGGCGTGGACTTCGCGCTGCCCGAGGAGGCGCTCGGCGAGTGCGACCTCGTCGTGCACGCCAGCGCGAACGAACAGGGCCTCGTACGCTCCCTCGAACTCCTCGCAGCCGAGGGCACGGTCATCGAGCTGAGCTGGTACGGCGACCGTCGGATCGCCCTGCCGCTCGGCGAGGCCTTCCACTCACGCCGGCTCACCATCCGCAGCAGCCAGGTGGGAACCGTCTCCCCGGCCGGACGCGTCGGACGTACGTACGCGGACCGGCTGGCGCTCGCCCTCGAACTCCTCGCCGACGCCCGCTTCGACGCCCTCGTCACCGGAGAATGCGCCTTCGAGGAACTCCCGGACGTCCTGCCGAAGCTCGCGAGCGGAGAGCTGCCGGGGATGTGCCACCGGGTGCGCTACGACGTCGAGTGA
- a CDS encoding 6-pyruvoyl trahydropterin synthase family protein, whose protein sequence is MFSITVRDHIMIAHSFRGEVFGPAQRLHGATFLVDATFRRAELDDDNIVVDIGLATQELGAVVSELNYRNLDNEPAFAHTNTSTEFLAKVIADRLAERIHKGALGENAKGIAGLTVTLHESHIAWASYERAL, encoded by the coding sequence TTGTTCAGCATCACCGTTCGCGATCACATCATGATCGCCCACAGCTTCCGCGGGGAGGTCTTCGGACCCGCGCAGCGCCTGCACGGCGCCACGTTCCTCGTGGACGCCACCTTCCGGCGCGCCGAACTGGACGACGACAACATCGTCGTAGACATCGGGCTGGCCACCCAGGAGCTCGGTGCCGTGGTGAGCGAGTTGAACTACCGCAACCTCGACAACGAGCCCGCCTTCGCCCACACCAACACCTCCACGGAGTTCCTGGCCAAGGTGATCGCCGACCGCCTCGCCGAGCGGATCCACAAGGGCGCCCTCGGGGAGAACGCCAAGGGCATCGCGGGCCTCACGGTCACCCTGCACGAGTCGCACATCGCCTGGGCGAGTTACGAGCGTGCCCTGTGA
- a CDS encoding GNAT family N-acetyltransferase gives MGISLREPEDSDLPIFWQQLTDSELRQMAAVTRKYHYDRGHFDRHWTKVRSDPSVILRTVLADGAVAGHAAVFGPPSEREVTYVIGRTHWGQGIATAALAELIELEPARPLHADAAADNAGSIRVLEKCGFVVTGKSRCFARARDEEIDLVRLTLS, from the coding sequence ATGGGCATATCCCTGCGCGAACCTGAGGACAGTGACCTGCCGATCTTCTGGCAGCAGCTGACGGATTCCGAGTTGCGGCAGATGGCCGCTGTGACCCGGAAGTATCACTACGACCGTGGCCACTTCGACCGGCACTGGACCAAGGTGCGCTCGGACCCGTCCGTGATCTTGCGAACCGTTCTCGCCGACGGCGCTGTAGCAGGGCACGCCGCTGTCTTCGGTCCGCCGTCGGAGCGCGAGGTCACGTATGTCATCGGGCGAACCCATTGGGGCCAGGGCATTGCCACCGCGGCCCTTGCCGAACTGATCGAGCTGGAGCCCGCGCGGCCGCTGCACGCCGATGCCGCCGCGGATAACGCCGGCTCCATCCGCGTGCTGGAGAAGTGCGGGTTCGTCGTCACCGGAAAGAGCCGGTGCTTCGCCCGGGCCCGTGACGAGGAGATCGACCTGGTGCGCCTGACGCTGAGCTGA
- a CDS encoding helix-turn-helix domain-containing protein translates to MTGGGMGNDYDEVLADEGTVVDREPDPSDSLRTWGAVTQALREHAGYSRAEFADLVRFSRHTVESVEQGRRMPDANYVERADELLGDTGALRKSSQYVTRGRGDVGLAAWFRQWARLERVAVSLCTYECRLVPGLLQSRDYARAVFEGTVPVTPDDQLDSFMDRRMERQRMLFERPTTPFSFIVEEHVFRRRFGDDARMRGLFDHVLELSAPRNVTLQIVPLEAGLHACLDGPVRLLETPQGQRLAYSEGQQNGRLISDSKEVSLLHQRYDTLRSQALNARDSRALLERLRGDLDL, encoded by the coding sequence ATGACGGGCGGCGGCATGGGCAACGACTACGACGAGGTACTGGCCGACGAGGGGACGGTGGTGGACCGCGAACCCGACCCCTCGGACAGTCTGCGGACGTGGGGCGCCGTGACACAGGCGCTCCGCGAGCACGCCGGGTACAGCCGGGCCGAGTTCGCGGATCTCGTCCGCTTCTCCCGGCACACGGTGGAATCGGTGGAGCAGGGGCGCCGGATGCCGGACGCGAACTACGTGGAGCGGGCCGACGAACTGCTGGGGGACACCGGGGCGTTGCGCAAGTCGTCGCAGTATGTGACGCGAGGGCGGGGAGACGTGGGCCTCGCGGCCTGGTTCCGCCAGTGGGCCCGGCTGGAGCGGGTCGCGGTGAGTCTGTGCACATACGAATGCAGGCTGGTCCCGGGCCTGTTGCAGTCGCGGGACTACGCGCGGGCGGTCTTCGAGGGGACCGTCCCGGTGACCCCGGACGACCAGCTGGACAGCTTCATGGACCGCCGGATGGAGCGTCAGCGGATGCTGTTCGAGCGGCCGACGACACCGTTCAGCTTCATCGTCGAGGAGCATGTGTTCCGGCGGCGGTTCGGGGACGACGCGCGGATGCGAGGGCTGTTCGACCACGTGCTGGAGCTGAGCGCGCCGCGCAATGTGACGCTCCAGATCGTGCCGTTGGAGGCCGGGTTGCACGCGTGTCTGGACGGGCCGGTGCGACTGCTGGAGACGCCGCAGGGGCAGCGGCTCGCGTACTCAGAAGGCCAGCAGAACGGCCGTCTGATCTCCGACTCGAAAGAGGTGAGCCTGCTCCACCAGCGCTATGACACACTGCGCTCGCAGGCCCTGAATGCCAGGGATTCGCGGGCGCTGCTGGAGCGACTCCGAGGGGATCTGGACCTATGA
- a CDS encoding LacI family DNA-binding transcriptional regulator, whose product MAHPYTIREIARQAGLSQATVDRVLNGRGGVRESTAREVHQAVRDLDRQRTQVRIGGRTFMVDIVMQTPDRFSTAVREALEAELPSLHPAVVRSRFHFRETGSASEMVRVLDRIGRRGSQGVILKAPDVPEVTAAVERLVAAGVPVVTYVTDLPNSPRCAYVGIDNRAAGATAAYLLRQWLGDRPGAVLVTISRSFYRNEEEREMGFRGVMRAVAPQRALVEVTDSDGLDATQRDLVLGALEREPGIAAVYSIGGGNTATLDAFAALGREPHVFVAHDLDHDNTRLLREHRLSAVLHHDLRQDVRRACQVIMRAHRALPDEGPFLPSAIQVVTPYNMPPGAGAVTG is encoded by the coding sequence ATGGCGCACCCTTACACGATCCGTGAGATCGCCCGGCAGGCCGGGCTGAGCCAGGCCACGGTCGACCGGGTCCTCAACGGCCGGGGAGGGGTGCGGGAGAGCACCGCCCGCGAGGTGCACCAGGCCGTGAGGGACCTGGACCGGCAGCGGACGCAGGTGCGCATCGGCGGGCGTACTTTCATGGTCGACATCGTGATGCAGACCCCGGACCGGTTCTCCACGGCGGTCCGCGAGGCGCTGGAGGCCGAGCTGCCGTCCCTGCACCCGGCGGTCGTGCGGTCCCGCTTCCACTTCCGGGAGACGGGGTCGGCCTCGGAGATGGTGCGGGTGCTCGACCGGATCGGGCGGCGCGGCTCGCAGGGCGTGATCCTCAAGGCGCCGGACGTTCCGGAGGTCACCGCCGCCGTCGAACGGCTGGTCGCGGCCGGGGTCCCGGTGGTCACCTACGTGACGGACCTGCCGAACAGCCCGCGCTGCGCGTACGTCGGCATCGACAACCGGGCCGCCGGGGCGACCGCCGCGTATCTGCTCCGGCAGTGGCTCGGCGACCGGCCGGGCGCCGTCCTGGTGACGATAAGCCGCAGTTTCTACCGCAACGAGGAGGAGCGCGAGATGGGGTTCCGCGGGGTGATGCGGGCGGTCGCGCCGCAGCGGGCCCTCGTGGAGGTCACCGACAGCGACGGCCTCGACGCGACCCAGCGGGACCTCGTCCTGGGCGCGCTGGAGCGGGAGCCGGGGATCGCCGCCGTCTACTCCATCGGCGGCGGCAACACCGCGACGCTCGACGCCTTCGCCGCGCTCGGCCGCGAGCCGCACGTCTTCGTCGCCCACGACCTCGACCACGACAACACCCGGCTGCTGCGCGAGCACCGACTCTCCGCCGTGCTCCACCACGACCTCCGCCAGGACGTCCGCCGCGCCTGTCAGGTGATCATGCGCGCCCACCGGGCCCTGCCCGACGAGGGCCCGTTCCTCCCGTCGGCGATCCAGGTGGTGACGCCGTACAACATGCCGCCGGGGGCCGGTGCGGTCACCGGTTGA
- a CDS encoding LacI family DNA-binding transcriptional regulator, which yields MTGDPPRRQPTLDAVAQLAGVSRSVASRVLNNAPHVSRGKREAVERAVRQLGYVPNPTARALATRQTGAAALVVSGEDPSIFADPFFAQVIVGASAALEEADLHLMLCLAATDRGRRRVEELLRGKGADGVMLMALRENDPLTRTAEEAEMPVVFGGRPVGSAPRWYVDVDNTGGAREATEYLLSLGRTRVAAICGPLDTEVGRARYRGYRDAMLAAGHEPFPPHEGDFTEPGGAAVMAELLAERPEVDAVFAANDNMGAGALRTLREAGRPVPDDVAVVGFDDLAVARIAEPPLTTVHQPITALGREMARMLVALVNGGDPTPLILPTRLVVRASA from the coding sequence ATGACGGGCGATCCGCCGCGTCGGCAGCCCACGCTCGACGCCGTGGCCCAACTCGCGGGCGTCTCCCGCTCCGTGGCCTCCCGTGTCCTCAACAACGCGCCGCACGTCAGCCGGGGGAAGCGCGAGGCCGTCGAGCGGGCCGTCCGGCAGCTCGGCTACGTGCCCAATCCGACCGCCCGCGCGCTGGCCACGCGGCAGACGGGAGCGGCCGCGCTGGTCGTCTCGGGAGAGGACCCGTCGATCTTCGCGGATCCGTTCTTCGCCCAGGTGATCGTGGGGGCGTCGGCCGCTCTGGAGGAGGCCGACCTGCATCTGATGCTGTGCCTGGCCGCGACCGACCGGGGCCGCAGACGGGTGGAGGAACTGCTGCGCGGCAAGGGCGCCGACGGCGTCATGCTGATGGCGCTGCGCGAGAACGATCCGCTGACGCGGACGGCCGAGGAGGCGGAGATGCCGGTGGTGTTCGGCGGCCGCCCCGTCGGTTCGGCCCCGCGCTGGTACGTGGACGTCGACAACACCGGGGGAGCGCGCGAGGCCACCGAGTACCTGCTCTCCCTGGGCCGGACCAGGGTGGCCGCGATCTGCGGGCCGCTGGACACCGAAGTGGGCCGCGCGCGGTACCGCGGCTACCGGGACGCCATGCTGGCCGCCGGCCACGAGCCGTTCCCGCCGCACGAGGGCGACTTCACGGAGCCCGGCGGGGCCGCCGTCATGGCCGAGCTGCTCGCGGAACGCCCGGAGGTCGACGCGGTGTTCGCCGCCAACGACAACATGGGGGCGGGGGCGCTGCGGACCCTGCGGGAGGCGGGGCGGCCGGTCCCCGACGACGTCGCCGTGGTCGGGTTCGACGACCTGGCCGTGGCCCGGATCGCCGAGCCGCCCCTCACCACCGTCCACCAGCCGATAACGGCCCTGGGCCGCGAAATGGCCCGCATGCTCGTCGCGCTCGTCAACGGCGGGGATCCCACGCCGCTGATCCTGCCCACCCGCCTGGTCGTCCGCGCCAGCGCCTGA